In the genome of Pseudorca crassidens isolate mPseCra1 chromosome 14, mPseCra1.hap1, whole genome shotgun sequence, one region contains:
- the AFTPH gene encoding aftiphilin isoform X1, with the protein MEPDIIRMYSSSPPPLDNGAEDEDEDEFGEFGGFSEVSPSGVGFVDFDTPDYTHPKEEFVPSNHFMPIHDFSENVDSLTSFKSIKNGNDKDITAELSSSVKGQSDILLSTTSKEIISPKTLDTSIDGIESPRDLNKVVEQRQNVGTPESFSPGDFRTDMNVVHQNKQLESCNGEKPPCLEILTNGFAVLETVNPQGTDDLDTVADSKGRKPLSTHSTEYNLDSAPSPAEEFADFATFSKKERIQLEEIGCAVLNDREALTIQENNKINRVNELNSVKEVSLDRSIGDKGDSAGEDQVCVSEISMVSNGAFTSEKQSLPTLQQDEFLNSSVQSKAWSLVDSTENSEASRREQCKTEEKLDLFTSKRADLCMDSTKTYDADDEVGSSKEESRKCTDSRSLSIDPTEENVLDDSMSVKNDDSSNDFVTCNDTNEDDFGDFGTASGTTPPFVTGTQDSMSDVTFEESSEHFPHFSEPGDDFGEFGESNAVSCPEEIIFTESVLKQTSDSLSEGCSLARKSTGTGTEPVSELKIGQEGEFGDFDSVPNIQDDCSDFQDSDDFADFSSAGPSQVVDWNAFEDGQKDSCSWAAFGDQQATESHHRKEAWQSHRTDEKTDTPGTPKTHSVPLAASKGAVAGGHLQETATSAQTALLNRLERIFEACFPSIFVPDTEEEVTSLKHLLEASTLPIQRREALAESGELLDVWAELQDIHDAHGLRYQWGGSHSNKKLLCSLGIDTRNILFTGNKKQPVIVPMYAAGLGMLEPTKEPLKPLSAAEKIASIGQTTAVSPEMNTCTSDQFQESLPPVQFDWSSSGLTNPLDASGGSTLLNLDFFGPVDDSSSSSSTTIPGVDPELYELTTSKLEISTSSLKVTDAFARLMSTVEKTSTSTRKPKREEHLSEEAIKVIASLPDLTFMHAKVLMFPTTLTPSTSSQEKAD; encoded by the exons ATGGAGCCAGACATCATTCGAATGTACTCTTCATCCCCACCACCACTAGACAATGGagctgaggatgaggatgaggatgaatTTGGGGAATTTGGTGGGTTTTCCGAAGTTAGCCCTTCTGGTGTAGGGTTTGTTGATTTTGATACACCAGATTATACTCATCCCAAGGAAGAGTTTGTACCTTCAAACCATTTTATGCCAATTCATGATTTCTCAGAAAATGTAGATAGCCTTACAAGCTTTAAGTCCATCAAAAATGGTAATGATAAGGACATCACTGCTGaactttcttcttctgtgaaaggACAGTCTGATATTTTACTTTCTACCACCAGCAAAGAAATAATTTCACCTAAAACTTTAGATACTTCCATTGATGGCATAGAAAGTCCAAGAGATTTAAATAAAGTAGTGGAGCAGAGACAGAATGTTGGAACACCTGAAAGTTTCTCTCCAGGAGATTTTAGAACTGATATGAATGTTGTTCATCAAAACAAGCAGTTAGAGAGCTGCAATGGTGAAAAGCCTCCTTGTCTGGAGATTCTAACAAATGGGTTTGCAGTATTGGAAACTGTAAATCCTCAGGGAACAGATGATCTGGACACTGTAGCTGATTCAAAAGGACGAAAGCCTCTTAGCACTCACAGTACTGAGTATAATTTAGACTCTGCACCTAGTCCTGCGGAGGAATTTGCAGATTTTGCCacattttccaaaaaagaaaggatacaACTAGAAGAAATAGGATGTGCAGTTTTAAATGATAGAGAAGCACTTACCAttcaggaaaacaataaaattaatagaGTCAATGAACTGAATTCTGTAAAAGAAGTGTCCTTGGATAGAAGCATTGGTGATAAAGGAGACAGTGCTGGAGAGGATCAGGTTTGTGTTTCAGAAATAAGCATGGTGAGTAATGGAGCTTTCACCAGTGAAAAACAAAGCCTTCCAACATTGCAAcaggatgaatttttaaattcaagtgTTCAATCAAAGGCTTGGAGTTTGGTAGACTCAACTGAAAATTCAGAAGCCAGTAGGAGAGAACAATGTAAAACTGAGGAAAAACTTGATTTATTTACTTCTAAACGTGCTGACCTATGCATGGATTCTACTAAAACTTACGATGCTGATGATGAAGTTGGTTCTTCCAAAGAAGAAAGTAGAAAGTGTACTGATTCCCGAAGCCTCAGCATTGATCCtacagaagaaaatgttttggaTGATTCTATGAGTGTAAAAAACGATGATAGTAGTAATGACTTTGTGACTTGCAACGATACCAATGAGGATGATTTTGGTGACTTTGGCACAGCCAGTGGCACAACTCCACCTTTTGTTACTGGTACACAAGATTCAATGAGTGACGTCACTTTTGAAGAGTCCTCAGAGCACTTTCCACATTTTAGTGAACCAGGTGATGACTTTGGAGAATTTGGGGAATCAAATGCTGTCTCTTGCCCAGAGGAAATTATATTTACTGAGTCAGTTCTAAAACAAACTTCTGATAGTTTATCAGAGGGATGCAGTTTGGCAAGAAAATCTACTGGGACAGGCACTGAACCTGTTTCAGAACTGAAAATTGGGCAAGAAGGTGAGTTTGGAGATTTTGATTCTGTGCCAAATATTCAAGATGACTGCAGTGATTTTCAGGACTCTGATGATTTTGCGGACTTCAGTTCAGCTGGTCCTAGCCAGGTTGTAGACTGGAATGCTTTTGAGGATGGACAGAAAGATAGCTGCTCTTGGGCTGCTTTTGGAGACCAGCAAGCTACTGAATCTCATCATCGAAAGGAAGCCTGGCAGTCACATAggacagatgagaagactgataCTCCAGGAACCCCCAAAACGCACAGTGTCCCTTTAGCAGCTTCCAAAGGAGCAGTTGCTGGTGGTCATTTACAGGAAACAGCCACTTCAGCTCAG ACAGCTTTACTAAACCGCCTGGAGCGAATTTTCGAAGCATGTTTTCCTTCCATATTTGTCCCTGATACTGAAGAAGAAGTTACTTCCCTGAAGCACTTGCTGGAAGCAAGCACCTTGCCAATACAAAGAAGAGAGGCCTTAGCTGAAAGTGG GGAACTGCTGGATGTGTGGGCTGAGCTACAGGACATCCATGATGCACATGGCTTGAGATATCAGTGGGGTGGCTCCCATAGCAACAAGAAGCTCTTGTGCTCCTTGGGAATAGACACCCGAAACATT CTCTTCACGGGCAATAAGAAGCAACCTGTTATAGTGCCCATGTATGCAGCAGGATTG GGTATGTTAGAGCCCACCAAGGAACCATTGAAACCACTATCTGCTGCAGAGAAAATCGCTTCCATCGGTCAGACAACCGCTGTGTCACCAGAAATGAACACATGTACATCTGACCAATTCCAG GAGTCTCTACCACCCGTCCAGTTTGACTGGAGTAGCAGTGGCCTTACTAACCCTTTAGATG CTAGTGGAGGTTCCACTCTTCTGAACCTTGATTTCTTTGGGCCCGTGGATGACAGTAGCTCTAGCAGCAGCACCACAATCCCAG
- the AFTPH gene encoding aftiphilin isoform X2 — MEPDIIRMYSSSPPPLDNGAEDEDEDEFGEFGGFSEVSPSGVGFVDFDTPDYTHPKEEFVPSNHFMPIHDFSENVDSLTSFKSIKNGNDKDITAELSSSVKGQSDILLSTTSKEIISPKTLDTSIDGIESPRDLNKVVEQRQNVGTPESFSPGDFRTDMNVVHQNKQLESCNGEKPPCLEILTNGFAVLETVNPQGTDDLDTVADSKGRKPLSTHSTEYNLDSAPSPAEEFADFATFSKKERIQLEEIGCAVLNDREALTIQENNKINRVNELNSVKEVSLDRSIGDKGDSAGEDQVCVSEISMVSNGAFTSEKQSLPTLQQDEFLNSSVQSKAWSLVDSTENSEASRREQCKTEEKLDLFTSKRADLCMDSTKTYDADDEVGSSKEESRKCTDSRSLSIDPTEENVLDDSMSVKNDDSSNDFVTCNDTNEDDFGDFGTASGTTPPFVTGTQDSMSDVTFEESSEHFPHFSEPGDDFGEFGESNAVSCPEEIIFTESVLKQTSDSLSEGCSLARKSTGTGTEPVSELKIGQEGEFGDFDSVPNIQDDCSDFQDSDDFADFSSAGPSQVVDWNAFEDGQKDSCSWAAFGDQQATESHHRKEAWQSHRTDEKTDTPGTPKTHSVPLAASKGAVAGGHLQETATSAQTALLNRLERIFEACFPSIFVPDTEEEVTSLKHLLEASTLPIQRREALAESGELLDVWAELQDIHDAHGLRYQWGGSHSNKKLLCSLGIDTRNILFTGNKKQPVIVPMYAAGLGMLEPTKEPLKPLSAAEKIASIGQTTAVSPEMNTCTSDQFQESLPPVQFDWSSSGLTNPLDGVDPELYELTTSKLEISTSSLKVTDAFARLMSTVEKTSTSTRKPKREEHLSEEAIKVIASLPDLTFMHAKVLMFPTTLTPSTSSQEKAD, encoded by the exons ATGGAGCCAGACATCATTCGAATGTACTCTTCATCCCCACCACCACTAGACAATGGagctgaggatgaggatgaggatgaatTTGGGGAATTTGGTGGGTTTTCCGAAGTTAGCCCTTCTGGTGTAGGGTTTGTTGATTTTGATACACCAGATTATACTCATCCCAAGGAAGAGTTTGTACCTTCAAACCATTTTATGCCAATTCATGATTTCTCAGAAAATGTAGATAGCCTTACAAGCTTTAAGTCCATCAAAAATGGTAATGATAAGGACATCACTGCTGaactttcttcttctgtgaaaggACAGTCTGATATTTTACTTTCTACCACCAGCAAAGAAATAATTTCACCTAAAACTTTAGATACTTCCATTGATGGCATAGAAAGTCCAAGAGATTTAAATAAAGTAGTGGAGCAGAGACAGAATGTTGGAACACCTGAAAGTTTCTCTCCAGGAGATTTTAGAACTGATATGAATGTTGTTCATCAAAACAAGCAGTTAGAGAGCTGCAATGGTGAAAAGCCTCCTTGTCTGGAGATTCTAACAAATGGGTTTGCAGTATTGGAAACTGTAAATCCTCAGGGAACAGATGATCTGGACACTGTAGCTGATTCAAAAGGACGAAAGCCTCTTAGCACTCACAGTACTGAGTATAATTTAGACTCTGCACCTAGTCCTGCGGAGGAATTTGCAGATTTTGCCacattttccaaaaaagaaaggatacaACTAGAAGAAATAGGATGTGCAGTTTTAAATGATAGAGAAGCACTTACCAttcaggaaaacaataaaattaatagaGTCAATGAACTGAATTCTGTAAAAGAAGTGTCCTTGGATAGAAGCATTGGTGATAAAGGAGACAGTGCTGGAGAGGATCAGGTTTGTGTTTCAGAAATAAGCATGGTGAGTAATGGAGCTTTCACCAGTGAAAAACAAAGCCTTCCAACATTGCAAcaggatgaatttttaaattcaagtgTTCAATCAAAGGCTTGGAGTTTGGTAGACTCAACTGAAAATTCAGAAGCCAGTAGGAGAGAACAATGTAAAACTGAGGAAAAACTTGATTTATTTACTTCTAAACGTGCTGACCTATGCATGGATTCTACTAAAACTTACGATGCTGATGATGAAGTTGGTTCTTCCAAAGAAGAAAGTAGAAAGTGTACTGATTCCCGAAGCCTCAGCATTGATCCtacagaagaaaatgttttggaTGATTCTATGAGTGTAAAAAACGATGATAGTAGTAATGACTTTGTGACTTGCAACGATACCAATGAGGATGATTTTGGTGACTTTGGCACAGCCAGTGGCACAACTCCACCTTTTGTTACTGGTACACAAGATTCAATGAGTGACGTCACTTTTGAAGAGTCCTCAGAGCACTTTCCACATTTTAGTGAACCAGGTGATGACTTTGGAGAATTTGGGGAATCAAATGCTGTCTCTTGCCCAGAGGAAATTATATTTACTGAGTCAGTTCTAAAACAAACTTCTGATAGTTTATCAGAGGGATGCAGTTTGGCAAGAAAATCTACTGGGACAGGCACTGAACCTGTTTCAGAACTGAAAATTGGGCAAGAAGGTGAGTTTGGAGATTTTGATTCTGTGCCAAATATTCAAGATGACTGCAGTGATTTTCAGGACTCTGATGATTTTGCGGACTTCAGTTCAGCTGGTCCTAGCCAGGTTGTAGACTGGAATGCTTTTGAGGATGGACAGAAAGATAGCTGCTCTTGGGCTGCTTTTGGAGACCAGCAAGCTACTGAATCTCATCATCGAAAGGAAGCCTGGCAGTCACATAggacagatgagaagactgataCTCCAGGAACCCCCAAAACGCACAGTGTCCCTTTAGCAGCTTCCAAAGGAGCAGTTGCTGGTGGTCATTTACAGGAAACAGCCACTTCAGCTCAG ACAGCTTTACTAAACCGCCTGGAGCGAATTTTCGAAGCATGTTTTCCTTCCATATTTGTCCCTGATACTGAAGAAGAAGTTACTTCCCTGAAGCACTTGCTGGAAGCAAGCACCTTGCCAATACAAAGAAGAGAGGCCTTAGCTGAAAGTGG GGAACTGCTGGATGTGTGGGCTGAGCTACAGGACATCCATGATGCACATGGCTTGAGATATCAGTGGGGTGGCTCCCATAGCAACAAGAAGCTCTTGTGCTCCTTGGGAATAGACACCCGAAACATT CTCTTCACGGGCAATAAGAAGCAACCTGTTATAGTGCCCATGTATGCAGCAGGATTG GGTATGTTAGAGCCCACCAAGGAACCATTGAAACCACTATCTGCTGCAGAGAAAATCGCTTCCATCGGTCAGACAACCGCTGTGTCACCAGAAATGAACACATGTACATCTGACCAATTCCAG GAGTCTCTACCACCCGTCCAGTTTGACTGGAGTAGCAGTGGCCTTACTAACCCTTTAGATG
- the AFTPH gene encoding aftiphilin isoform X3, producing MEPDIIRMYSSSPPPLDNGAEDEDEDEFGEFGGFSEVSPSGVGFVDFDTPDYTHPKEEFVPSNHFMPIHDFSENVDSLTSFKSIKNGNDKDITAELSSSVKGQSDILLSTTSKEIISPKTLDTSIDGIESPRDLNKVVEQRQNVGTPESFSPGDFRTDMNVVHQNKQLESCNGEKPPCLEILTNGFAVLETVNPQGTDDLDTVADSKGRKPLSTHSTEYNLDSAPSPAEEFADFATFSKKERIQLEEIGCAVLNDREALTIQENNKINRVNELNSVKEVSLDRSIGDKGDSAGEDQVCVSEISMVSNGAFTSEKQSLPTLQQDEFLNSSVQSKAWSLVDSTENSEASRREQCKTEEKLDLFTSKRADLCMDSTKTYDADDEVGSSKEESRKCTDSRSLSIDPTEENVLDDSMSVKNDDSSNDFVTCNDTNEDDFGDFGTASGTTPPFVTGTQDSMSDVTFEESSEHFPHFSEPGDDFGEFGESNAVSCPEEIIFTESVLKQTSDSLSEGCSLARKSTGTGTEPVSELKIGQEGEFGDFDSVPNIQDDCSDFQDSDDFADFSSAGPSQVVDWNAFEDGQKDSCSWAAFGDQQATESHHRKEAWQSHRTDEKTDTPGTPKTHSVPLAASKGAVAGGHLQETATSAQTALLNRLERIFEACFPSIFVPDTEEEVTSLKHLLEASTLPIQRREALAESGELLDVWAELQDIHDAHGLRYQWGGSHSNKKLLCSLGIDTRNILFTGNKKQPVIVPMYAAGLGMLEPTKEPLKPLSAAEKIASIGQTTAVSPEMNTCTSDQFQETEKRRAPE from the exons ATGGAGCCAGACATCATTCGAATGTACTCTTCATCCCCACCACCACTAGACAATGGagctgaggatgaggatgaggatgaatTTGGGGAATTTGGTGGGTTTTCCGAAGTTAGCCCTTCTGGTGTAGGGTTTGTTGATTTTGATACACCAGATTATACTCATCCCAAGGAAGAGTTTGTACCTTCAAACCATTTTATGCCAATTCATGATTTCTCAGAAAATGTAGATAGCCTTACAAGCTTTAAGTCCATCAAAAATGGTAATGATAAGGACATCACTGCTGaactttcttcttctgtgaaaggACAGTCTGATATTTTACTTTCTACCACCAGCAAAGAAATAATTTCACCTAAAACTTTAGATACTTCCATTGATGGCATAGAAAGTCCAAGAGATTTAAATAAAGTAGTGGAGCAGAGACAGAATGTTGGAACACCTGAAAGTTTCTCTCCAGGAGATTTTAGAACTGATATGAATGTTGTTCATCAAAACAAGCAGTTAGAGAGCTGCAATGGTGAAAAGCCTCCTTGTCTGGAGATTCTAACAAATGGGTTTGCAGTATTGGAAACTGTAAATCCTCAGGGAACAGATGATCTGGACACTGTAGCTGATTCAAAAGGACGAAAGCCTCTTAGCACTCACAGTACTGAGTATAATTTAGACTCTGCACCTAGTCCTGCGGAGGAATTTGCAGATTTTGCCacattttccaaaaaagaaaggatacaACTAGAAGAAATAGGATGTGCAGTTTTAAATGATAGAGAAGCACTTACCAttcaggaaaacaataaaattaatagaGTCAATGAACTGAATTCTGTAAAAGAAGTGTCCTTGGATAGAAGCATTGGTGATAAAGGAGACAGTGCTGGAGAGGATCAGGTTTGTGTTTCAGAAATAAGCATGGTGAGTAATGGAGCTTTCACCAGTGAAAAACAAAGCCTTCCAACATTGCAAcaggatgaatttttaaattcaagtgTTCAATCAAAGGCTTGGAGTTTGGTAGACTCAACTGAAAATTCAGAAGCCAGTAGGAGAGAACAATGTAAAACTGAGGAAAAACTTGATTTATTTACTTCTAAACGTGCTGACCTATGCATGGATTCTACTAAAACTTACGATGCTGATGATGAAGTTGGTTCTTCCAAAGAAGAAAGTAGAAAGTGTACTGATTCCCGAAGCCTCAGCATTGATCCtacagaagaaaatgttttggaTGATTCTATGAGTGTAAAAAACGATGATAGTAGTAATGACTTTGTGACTTGCAACGATACCAATGAGGATGATTTTGGTGACTTTGGCACAGCCAGTGGCACAACTCCACCTTTTGTTACTGGTACACAAGATTCAATGAGTGACGTCACTTTTGAAGAGTCCTCAGAGCACTTTCCACATTTTAGTGAACCAGGTGATGACTTTGGAGAATTTGGGGAATCAAATGCTGTCTCTTGCCCAGAGGAAATTATATTTACTGAGTCAGTTCTAAAACAAACTTCTGATAGTTTATCAGAGGGATGCAGTTTGGCAAGAAAATCTACTGGGACAGGCACTGAACCTGTTTCAGAACTGAAAATTGGGCAAGAAGGTGAGTTTGGAGATTTTGATTCTGTGCCAAATATTCAAGATGACTGCAGTGATTTTCAGGACTCTGATGATTTTGCGGACTTCAGTTCAGCTGGTCCTAGCCAGGTTGTAGACTGGAATGCTTTTGAGGATGGACAGAAAGATAGCTGCTCTTGGGCTGCTTTTGGAGACCAGCAAGCTACTGAATCTCATCATCGAAAGGAAGCCTGGCAGTCACATAggacagatgagaagactgataCTCCAGGAACCCCCAAAACGCACAGTGTCCCTTTAGCAGCTTCCAAAGGAGCAGTTGCTGGTGGTCATTTACAGGAAACAGCCACTTCAGCTCAG ACAGCTTTACTAAACCGCCTGGAGCGAATTTTCGAAGCATGTTTTCCTTCCATATTTGTCCCTGATACTGAAGAAGAAGTTACTTCCCTGAAGCACTTGCTGGAAGCAAGCACCTTGCCAATACAAAGAAGAGAGGCCTTAGCTGAAAGTGG GGAACTGCTGGATGTGTGGGCTGAGCTACAGGACATCCATGATGCACATGGCTTGAGATATCAGTGGGGTGGCTCCCATAGCAACAAGAAGCTCTTGTGCTCCTTGGGAATAGACACCCGAAACATT CTCTTCACGGGCAATAAGAAGCAACCTGTTATAGTGCCCATGTATGCAGCAGGATTG GGTATGTTAGAGCCCACCAAGGAACCATTGAAACCACTATCTGCTGCAGAGAAAATCGCTTCCATCGGTCAGACAACCGCTGTGTCACCAGAAATGAACACATGTACATCTGACCAATTCCAG